CGCCGAACCCGCCGAACTGCCCGCCCGGCTGCTGCCCGAACGGCCCGCCCGGCTGCCCCGGCTGACCGAACTGGCCGGGCTGCTGTCCGAACTGCCCGAACTGGTCCGGCTGCTGCCCGTACTGCTGGGGACCGCCCTGCTGCGGGTATCCGCCCTGGTAGGGGCTGCCCTGGCCGGGGGCGGCGGGGAACCCGCCGGACTGCGGCGGCTGTCCGCCCTGGTTCCATCCGCCCTGCTGCGGCTGCCCGTAGGGCTGCTGGCCGCCGGGCTGCTGCCCGTACGGGTTCGGCTGCTGTCCGCCCTGGTCCCAGCCGCCGGGCTGCTGCGGCGGATACGTCATCTCGGTTCCCCCTGCCGTGCTCGCGAAAGTCCAGGCCACGCGCGAGCGCGGCCACCCGGGGATGCTAGCCAGCCGCGCGCCTTTCCGCGCAGCCAACCCGCAACTCGGGTTTGCGGAACGCCCGGCGGGGCATCCGTAGGGCGTTCAGTTCCGCGTTGCGGAAACCCGCGCGGAGCGGATTCCCGTCCGCGGCACCGAATCGGCCGCTTGCGCTGCGCTCGCGGCCGTGCATCGCCCGAAGAAAAAGCGCGACGCGCCGGTCTTGTGATGCGGAAAGGCCTTTTCTTGTCGGTGATCGCCGGTACCGTGGAATGAAAAGCACTCCGAGGAGGTGCCCGATGCATCATGACCTTCCCGGAGGTCGGCGCGAGGAGGCCGACCCTTCAGCAACCGGCGGAGCAGGGCAGACACCAGAGGAACAAGCCCGGCAGATCCGTTTTCTCGAGGAAGAAGTGGCGCTGCTGCGCCGCAGGCTCACCGATTCCCCGCGACAGAACCGCGTTCTCGAACAACGTCTCGCCGAGGCGTCGGAACGGGTGAGTCAGCTCACCGAGCGGAACACGAAACTCGTCGAAACCCTGCGCGAAGCGCGGGGGCAGCTGCTCGCCCTCCGCGAGGAGGTCGACCGGCTGGCCCAGCCGCCGAGCGGATACGGGGTGTTCGTCGAGGCGTACGAGGACAACACGGTGGACGTCTACACCGCGGGGCGCAAGATGCGCGTCTCGGTGTCGCCCGCCGTGGAGGTCTCGTCGCTGCGGCGCGGGCAGGCGTTGCGGCTCAACGAGGCGCTCACGGTCGTCGAAGGCGGCGACTTCGAGCGCACCGGCGAGGTGTGCGCACTGCGCGAAGTGCTCGCCCCGGAAAACGAGGGCGGCGTCACGCGCGCGCTCGTGGTCGGGCACGCGGACGAGGAGCGGGTGGTCCTGCTGTCGGACCCGCTCGCCGAGCAGCCGCTCAAACCGGGCGATTCGCTCCTGGTGGACTCCAAGGCGGGCTACGCCTACGAGCGGGTGCCGAAGGCGGAGGTCGAGGACCTCGTGCTGGAGGAGGTGCCGGACGTCCGCTACGAGGACATCGGCGGCCTGACCCGGCAGATCGAGCAGATCCGCGACGCCGTGGAGCTGCCGTTCCTGCACGCGGACCTCTACGAGCAGTACCAGCTGCGCCCGCCGAAGGGCGTCCTGCTGTACGGCCCGCCGGGCTGCGGGAAGACGCTCATCGCCAAGGCGGTGGCGAACTCGCTGGCCAAGAAGGTGGCCGAGGCTCGCGGGGACAAGGCGGACGGCAAGTCCTACTTCCTCAACATCAAGGGCCCGGAGCTGCTGAACAAGTTCGTCGGCGAGACCGAGCGGTCGATCCGGCTGATCTTCCAGCGGGCCCGGGAAAAGGCCTCCGAGGGCACCCCGGTCATCGTGTTCTTCGACGAGATGGACTCGATCTTCCGCACCCGCGGCTCGGGCGTGTCCTCCGACGTGGAGACCACGATCGTGCCGCAGCTGCTGTCGGAGATCGACGGCGTCGAAGGCCTGGAGAACGTCATCGTCATCGGCGCCTCCAACCGCGAGGACATGATCGACCCGGCGATCCTGCGGCCGGGCCGGCTCGACGTCAAGATCAAGATCGAGCGTCCGGACGCCGAGGGCGCGAAGGACATCTTCTCGAAGTACCTGGCCGAGGGCCTGCCGATCCACGCCGACGACCTGGCGGAGTTCGGCGGGGACCAGAAGGCGACGTTCGACGCGATGATCCAGCACACCGTCGAGCGGATGTACGAGGAGAGCGACGAGAACCGGTTCCTGGAGGTCACCTACGCCAACGGGGACAAGGAAGTCCTGTACTTCCGCGATTTCAACTCGGGCGCGATGATCCAGAACATCGTGGACCGGGCGAAGAAGTCGGCGATCAAGTCGGTGCTCGAGACCAAGCAGCCCGGCCTGCGCGTGCAGCACCTGCTGGACGCGATCGTCGACGAGTTCGCGGAGAACGAGGACCTGCCCAACACCACCAACCCGGACGACTGGGCCCGGATCTCCGGCAAGAAGGGCGAGCGGATCGTCTACATCCGCACGCTCGTCACCGGCAAGAACCAGGAATCGGGGCGGGCGATCGACACCGCCACGAACACCGGTCAGTACCTGTAGCGCAGCGCGAACGCCCGTGGGGCCGCCGGAACTCCTCCGGCGGCCCCACGGCGCGTCTCAGGCCGGTTCAGACCCGTTCCAGGACCGGTTGCCGCGCCCGGGAAAGCCGTCCGTGCGACGCCAGGATCCCGAGCACCACGAGCAGCGCTCCGACGGGTTCGTTCCAGTGCACCGGTTCGTCGAGCACCAGCACGCCGAGCAGAACCCCGACCACTGGAGTGAGGTAAGTCACAGCGGAAGCGTTGGCGGCGCCCCACGCGGCCGCGATCGCGGCGTTCCAGGCATAGGCCACGCCGGTGCCGAGCACGCCGAGCGCCAGCAGGGACAGGACCACGGCGGGATTCAGGTGCACCGGCTGCGCGGCGATGGCCGGGGCCGCGGCCAGCAGAACGACCGTGGCGAACCCGGTTTGCCCGAACGCGACGACGACCGGGTCCGGGTCGCGCGGCGACACGAACTTCCGCAAATACACGAAAGCCAAGCCGTAGCAGGTGGTCGCGCCGAGGCAGGCCAGCTGGGCGAGCACTTCGTGGCTGAGGTCGATGCCGCGCCAGACGCCGACGAGCGTCAGCACGCCCGCGAAGCCGATCAGCAG
The nucleotide sequence above comes from Amycolatopsis sp. AA4. Encoded proteins:
- the arc gene encoding proteasome ATPase, translating into MHHDLPGGRREEADPSATGGAGQTPEEQARQIRFLEEEVALLRRRLTDSPRQNRVLEQRLAEASERVSQLTERNTKLVETLREARGQLLALREEVDRLAQPPSGYGVFVEAYEDNTVDVYTAGRKMRVSVSPAVEVSSLRRGQALRLNEALTVVEGGDFERTGEVCALREVLAPENEGGVTRALVVGHADEERVVLLSDPLAEQPLKPGDSLLVDSKAGYAYERVPKAEVEDLVLEEVPDVRYEDIGGLTRQIEQIRDAVELPFLHADLYEQYQLRPPKGVLLYGPPGCGKTLIAKAVANSLAKKVAEARGDKADGKSYFLNIKGPELLNKFVGETERSIRLIFQRAREKASEGTPVIVFFDEMDSIFRTRGSGVSSDVETTIVPQLLSEIDGVEGLENVIVIGASNREDMIDPAILRPGRLDVKIKIERPDAEGAKDIFSKYLAEGLPIHADDLAEFGGDQKATFDAMIQHTVERMYEESDENRFLEVTYANGDKEVLYFRDFNSGAMIQNIVDRAKKSAIKSVLETKQPGLRVQHLLDAIVDEFAENEDLPNTTNPDDWARISGKKGERIVYIRTLVTGKNQESGRAIDTATNTGQYL
- a CDS encoding DMT family transporter, whose amino-acid sequence is MRFGIAARFVALAVVWGGSFLFIKVGLEGLSPAQVALARVALGALTLGAFLALRRRSLPRDPALWAHLAVVSLLFCVGPFLLFSWAEQYVASGLASIFNATTPLLTMLFAAAALPAERLTRPKTIGLLIGFAGVLTLVGVWRGIDLSHEVLAQLACLGATTCYGLAFVYLRKFVSPRDPDPVVVAFGQTGFATVVLLAAAPAIAAQPVHLNPAVVLSLLALGVLGTGVAYAWNAAIAAAWGAANASAVTYLTPVVGVLLGVLVLDEPVHWNEPVGALLVVLGILASHGRLSRARQPVLERV